Proteins from a genomic interval of Streptomyces fodineus:
- a CDS encoding redoxin domain-containing protein, with protein sequence MSETPPSHPGPAGGPAYLDHNATTPVDPRVLTDAGVALLPLLVAMQDRGDRWVLGDGSVTGTAAEDSAEHARVHALAGTRLPDGLELPGTQAEAAATVLFTYPGTGVEWGEPFAGAAGCTLENRLFRDAWPDFRRAGVDVRGISNQLPHEQEEFARAEKVPYDLLPDARHRLAAALRLPTFRCAGRPRHKRLVLVVDAQHAVRHTLFPVVGIPHEVTRSLRLAADLARTA encoded by the coding sequence GTGAGCGAGACACCCCCGTCCCATCCCGGCCCGGCCGGCGGACCGGCCTACCTCGACCACAACGCCACCACGCCCGTCGACCCACGGGTGCTCACCGATGCCGGGGTCGCGCTGTTGCCGCTGCTCGTCGCCATGCAGGACCGGGGCGACCGATGGGTGCTGGGCGACGGCAGCGTCACCGGGACGGCCGCGGAGGACAGCGCCGAGCACGCCCGGGTGCACGCTCTGGCCGGCACCCGGCTGCCCGACGGCCTGGAACTGCCGGGCACACAAGCGGAGGCCGCCGCGACCGTGCTGTTCACCTACCCCGGCACGGGAGTCGAATGGGGTGAGCCGTTCGCCGGCGCCGCAGGGTGCACCCTGGAGAACCGGCTCTTCCGCGACGCCTGGCCCGACTTCCGGCGGGCGGGCGTGGACGTGCGCGGGATCAGCAACCAACTTCCTCACGAACAGGAGGAGTTCGCCCGAGCCGAGAAGGTCCCGTACGACCTCCTCCCCGACGCCCGTCACCGACTGGCCGCCGCCTTGCGCCTGCCGACCTTCCGCTGCGCGGGCCGACCGCGCCACAAACGCCTGGTCCTCGTCGTCGACGCCCAACACGCTGTGCGGCACACACTGTTCCCGGTCGTCGGCATCCCGCACGAGGTGACGCGAAGCCTGCGCCTGGCCGCCGACTTGGCCCGCACGGCCTGA
- a CDS encoding GNAT family N-acetyltransferase — MRILSFPEQATPSHLRVQVRELQEQAWPSPPGSPAPADAPSHDPALRPLSMLLVDEESTVLAALDILAKDIVHAGRRYAAGGLSTVVVGRESRGRGYGRQLVAAAREAMITRPLDLGLFTCDSVLRAFYESAGWRVLPGTVLIGGTPQDPFPSDQPGFDKVTMAGFFSADARQAEKSFHDSRIELYPGTIDKLW, encoded by the coding sequence GTGCGCATTCTGTCCTTCCCCGAGCAAGCCACCCCCTCCCACCTGCGCGTGCAGGTGCGGGAACTCCAGGAGCAGGCGTGGCCCTCGCCGCCCGGTTCTCCCGCTCCTGCCGACGCCCCGTCGCACGATCCCGCGCTACGGCCGCTGTCGATGCTGCTGGTCGACGAGGAGTCGACGGTGCTGGCGGCTCTGGACATCCTGGCCAAGGACATCGTTCACGCAGGCCGGCGCTATGCGGCGGGAGGGCTGAGCACCGTTGTGGTGGGGCGGGAGAGCCGTGGCCGGGGCTACGGTCGTCAGCTGGTCGCGGCGGCTCGGGAGGCGATGATCACACGCCCGCTCGATCTGGGACTGTTCACCTGCGACAGCGTGCTGCGGGCGTTCTACGAGAGCGCGGGCTGGCGGGTTCTGCCCGGCACCGTACTGATCGGCGGGACACCGCAGGATCCCTTCCCCAGTGACCAGCCCGGCTTCGACAAGGTCACCATGGCCGGCTTCTTCTCGGCCGATGCCCGCCAGGCGGAGAAGTCCTTCCACGACAGCCGCATCGAGTTGTATCCCGGAACGATCGACAAGCTGTGGTAG
- a CDS encoding SAM-dependent methyltransferase, which translates to MTGPATTPEPAAHQNIDTSVPHSARTWNYWLGGKDNDPVDEEAGDAYTAVFPGIVTIARSSSGAVPYNLRTVKEITAFFDGLELVEPGVVPVTQWRPEPGSPTPEIIAAHGGLARKP; encoded by the coding sequence ATGACCGGCCCCGCGACGACGCCCGAACCGGCGGCGCACCAGAACATCGACACGTCGGTGCCGCACTCCGCGCGCACCTGGAACTACTGGCTCGGCGGCAAGGACAACGACCCCGTCGACGAGGAGGCCGGCGACGCGTACACCGCCGTCTTCCCCGGCATCGTGACCATCGCCCGCAGCAGCAGCGGCGCCGTGCCGTACAACCTGCGCACCGTCAAGGAGATCACCGCGTTCTTCGACGGTCTGGAGCTCGTCGAACCCGGTGTCGTCCCGGTCACGCAGTGGCGCCCGGAGCCCGGTTCGCCCACACCGGAGATCATCGCCGCACACGGCGGACTCGCCCGGAAGCCGTAA
- a CDS encoding alpha/beta hydrolase: MRIGRVAPLLTVGVTATLVAALAPAQASAAEPLKRFENQKPAWHRCDASGPAAFQCATIKVPLDYSRPDAKTISLAISRLKTGVAGKRHGAILFNPGGPGGEGLDMPLMMKDMMPAKVREQYDLIGFDPRGVGRSSPVSCGLTGREQNTEHPYKKATFGRDVAWARTVAGKCRARNGDKLPYITTRNTARDMDVIRTVLGEKKISYLGYSYGTYLGAVYAQMFPQRTDRFVLDSSVDPARVWRGMIQIWAEGTEPAFTRWTEWTAQRHGTYRLGDTPAQVRKTFWDLIARADRTPIDDGGAKLTGDDIRATLRPQFFSPKNAAETVVALKKAAAGHPAPHRSLAPDEQQGRHPAAAFAQAPADNGTAAFWSVVCGDTANWPHDPEQYRHDAIRDKAKYPLYGDFGSNIMPCAFWGKPAEPVTAVDNTVGVLTVQNQWDPQTPLASGLGMHHALKGSRMVYVKGGEGHGVYSADPRSCANRTVNAYLSTGKLPAQDVSCDAPGRQGPGVNQRIVPAPQDTPGAPRF; the protein is encoded by the coding sequence GTGCGGATAGGACGTGTGGCGCCCCTGCTCACCGTGGGGGTCACGGCAACGCTGGTCGCCGCTCTCGCTCCGGCGCAGGCATCCGCGGCGGAACCGCTGAAGAGATTCGAGAACCAGAAGCCGGCGTGGCACCGCTGTGACGCATCGGGGCCCGCCGCGTTCCAGTGCGCGACGATCAAGGTCCCGCTCGACTACAGCCGCCCCGACGCCAAGACGATCAGCCTGGCCATCTCCCGTCTGAAGACCGGTGTCGCCGGCAAGCGGCACGGCGCGATCCTCTTCAACCCGGGCGGGCCGGGCGGCGAGGGCCTGGACATGCCGCTCATGATGAAGGACATGATGCCCGCGAAGGTCCGCGAGCAGTACGACCTCATCGGGTTCGATCCGCGCGGTGTGGGCCGCAGCAGCCCGGTGTCCTGCGGGCTCACCGGCAGGGAGCAGAACACCGAACACCCCTACAAGAAGGCGACGTTCGGCCGTGACGTCGCGTGGGCCCGGACCGTCGCCGGCAAGTGCCGCGCCCGCAACGGCGACAAGCTCCCGTACATCACCACCCGCAACACCGCCCGCGACATGGACGTCATCCGCACCGTTCTGGGCGAGAAGAAGATCTCCTACCTGGGCTACTCCTACGGCACCTACCTGGGTGCCGTCTACGCGCAGATGTTCCCGCAGCGCACCGACCGCTTCGTGCTGGACAGCTCGGTCGATCCCGCGCGCGTCTGGCGCGGCATGATCCAGATCTGGGCGGAGGGCACCGAGCCCGCGTTCACCCGCTGGACCGAGTGGACCGCGCAGCGCCACGGCACCTACCGACTCGGCGACACGCCGGCCCAGGTGAGGAAGACGTTCTGGGACCTGATCGCCCGCGCCGACCGCACTCCCATCGACGACGGCGGCGCAAAGCTCACCGGGGACGACATCCGTGCCACCCTGCGGCCCCAGTTCTTCAGCCCCAAGAACGCGGCCGAGACGGTCGTCGCGCTCAAGAAGGCCGCCGCCGGCCATCCGGCCCCCCACCGTTCCCTCGCGCCGGACGAGCAGCAGGGGCGGCACCCGGCGGCTGCCTTTGCGCAGGCGCCGGCCGACAACGGTACGGCCGCCTTCTGGAGCGTGGTCTGCGGGGACACCGCGAACTGGCCGCACGACCCCGAGCAGTACCGGCACGACGCGATCCGGGACAAGGCCAAGTACCCCCTCTACGGCGACTTCGGCTCCAACATCATGCCGTGCGCGTTCTGGGGGAAGCCGGCCGAGCCCGTCACCGCGGTGGACAACACCGTAGGCGTGCTCACGGTCCAGAACCAGTGGGACCCCCAGACACCCCTGGCCAGCGGCCTCGGCATGCACCACGCCCTGAAGGGCTCGCGCATGGTGTACGTCAAGGGCGGCGAGGGGCACGGTGTCTACTCCGCAGACCCGCGTTCGTGCGCCAACCGCACCGTCAACGCCTACCTGAGCACCGGAAAGCTGCCGGCGCAGGACGTGTCCTGCGACGCGCCCGGTCGTCAGGGCCCCGGCGTGAACCAGCGCATCGTCCCGGCGCCGCAGGACACACCGGGCGCGCCTCGCTTCTGA
- a CDS encoding sphingomyelin phosphodiesterase translates to MVSRRTATALTSAAAATLLGFSGYAAPAASADTGTSLSVFAWNVDLGTPIVDTTQNEKAAQRTPTIESIIRKHSADVVVLDEDFNNTSTADITGKLADLYPYHTPVVGQTCSGGGWTGISGDCSNSWFVINGGTMILSKYPITAQYAHVFGNSTYGTWDYHANKGAALAQIDKGGVKSWVVGTHLQADESDTSTDTTQSTRLAQLREIRSWADGIAGTGGPVLIGGDMNVEYYGGQSRGDYANAQTAVNGVLGTPATDSGQTLRTMDCPVSAWCQFMSGVESFPKDYRDDLDYIGYLNAPGRPVPAAMSDVKVDFDPQSGWTTGALDTNAPSDHYPVETTFQLN, encoded by the coding sequence ATGGTCTCGCGTCGTACAGCTACCGCCCTCACCTCCGCGGCGGCGGCTACGCTCCTCGGCTTCAGCGGCTACGCGGCCCCCGCCGCGAGCGCGGACACCGGCACCAGCCTCTCGGTGTTCGCCTGGAACGTCGATCTCGGCACCCCGATCGTCGACACCACGCAGAACGAGAAGGCGGCCCAGCGCACCCCGACCATCGAGTCGATCATCCGCAAGCACAGCGCGGACGTGGTGGTGCTGGACGAGGACTTCAACAACACCTCGACCGCCGACATCACCGGCAAGCTCGCCGACCTCTACCCGTACCACACCCCGGTCGTCGGACAGACCTGCTCCGGCGGCGGCTGGACGGGCATCAGCGGTGACTGTTCCAACTCGTGGTTCGTCATCAACGGCGGCACGATGATCCTGTCCAAGTACCCGATCACCGCGCAGTACGCCCACGTCTTCGGCAACTCCACCTACGGCACCTGGGACTACCACGCCAACAAGGGCGCGGCGCTGGCGCAGATCGACAAGGGCGGGGTGAAGAGCTGGGTGGTCGGCACCCATCTGCAGGCCGACGAGTCCGACACCTCCACCGACACGACCCAGTCCACGCGGCTCGCCCAGCTCAGGGAGATCCGCTCCTGGGCGGACGGCATCGCCGGCACGGGCGGGCCGGTGCTGATCGGCGGAGACATGAACGTGGAGTACTACGGCGGCCAGTCGCGCGGTGACTACGCCAACGCGCAGACCGCGGTGAACGGTGTGCTCGGCACCCCGGCCACGGACTCCGGTCAGACCCTGCGGACCATGGACTGCCCCGTCTCCGCCTGGTGCCAGTTCATGTCCGGGGTCGAGTCCTTCCCGAAGGACTACCGGGACGACCTCGACTACATCGGCTATCTGAACGCCCCGGGCCGCCCGGTGCCGGCCGCGATGTCCGACGTCAAGGTGGACTTCGACCCGCAGTCCGGCTGGACCACCGGCGCCCTCGACACCAACGCGCCCAGCGACCACTACCCGGTCGAGACGACGTTCCAGCTCAACTGA
- a CDS encoding CapA family protein, with translation MGGVVTLFLCGDVMLGRGVDQILPHPGNPVLCEGYVTDARSYVELTEAVSGPIPAAADPAWPWGEALRVLDEAAPDARIVNLETSVTRSDAFAPGKAVHYRMHPANLPALTVARPDVCVLANNHVLDFGRPGLEETLESLAAAGLRTAGAGRNADEAYAPAAVPAGNGRRILVFALGAQSSGIPPDWAATTDRSGVAYVRELSAAAAEAALQRVHRVKRPGDIVVVSVHWGSNWGYLVPREQTRFAHTLVDGGVDIVHGHSSHHPRPVEVYRGRLILYGCGDFIDDYEGITGYEEYRDDLRLGFLVSVDADTGRPTGARMFPLRARRMRLEPAEEQDRAWLCSTLDRISHGVHIGMEADGRLSLVVADAGR, from the coding sequence ATGGGCGGCGTGGTGACGCTGTTTCTGTGCGGTGACGTGATGCTCGGGCGCGGCGTCGACCAGATCCTCCCGCACCCCGGAAATCCGGTGCTGTGCGAGGGTTACGTCACGGACGCCCGGTCGTACGTGGAGCTGACCGAGGCGGTCAGTGGCCCCATCCCCGCGGCGGCCGACCCGGCCTGGCCGTGGGGCGAGGCGCTGCGGGTACTGGACGAGGCCGCACCGGACGCCCGCATCGTGAATCTGGAAACCTCTGTCACACGGAGTGACGCATTCGCGCCGGGCAAGGCGGTCCACTACCGGATGCACCCCGCCAACCTGCCCGCCCTGACGGTGGCCCGGCCCGATGTGTGCGTCCTGGCCAACAACCATGTGCTGGACTTCGGCCGACCTGGCCTGGAGGAGACGCTGGAGTCGCTCGCCGCCGCGGGGCTGCGGACCGCGGGCGCGGGACGCAACGCCGACGAGGCCTACGCGCCCGCGGCCGTCCCCGCCGGAAACGGCCGCCGCATCCTGGTCTTCGCCCTCGGCGCGCAGTCCAGCGGCATTCCGCCCGACTGGGCCGCGACCACCGATCGGTCCGGCGTCGCCTACGTCCGCGAGCTGTCGGCGGCGGCAGCCGAGGCGGCCCTCCAGCGGGTGCACAGGGTCAAGCGGCCGGGTGACATCGTGGTCGTGTCGGTGCACTGGGGCTCCAACTGGGGCTATCTCGTCCCCCGAGAGCAGACGCGCTTCGCGCACACCCTGGTGGACGGCGGTGTCGACATCGTCCACGGGCACTCCTCGCACCACCCCCGCCCCGTCGAGGTCTACCGAGGCCGGCTGATCCTCTACGGCTGCGGCGACTTCATCGACGACTACGAGGGCATCACGGGCTACGAGGAGTACCGCGACGATCTCCGGCTCGGCTTCCTCGTCTCGGTGGACGCGGACACGGGGCGCCCGACGGGCGCGCGGATGTTCCCCCTGCGGGCTCGGCGGATGCGACTGGAGCCCGCAGAGGAGCAGGACCGCGCCTGGCTGTGCTCGACCCTCGACCGGATCAGCCACGGCGTCCACATCGGCATGGAGGCCGACGGCCGGCTCAGCCTCGTCGTAGCGGACGCGGGCCGGTGA
- a CDS encoding DUF5133 domain-containing protein, protein MLLPAKSEVSRLLRRYRVCERAAVAAPADLASRAAFEDSGYTLCVLMGERDPREAAAAARRYLRTDLVTYLRERNGSTRAAGGRVEPLRRPRIPGRAERTRARISRAADGGTSDDDCEGHHAPGCPVDTPVRDAGPRRAADAGS, encoded by the coding sequence ATGCTGCTACCGGCCAAATCCGAAGTGAGCCGGCTGCTGCGACGTTACCGGGTGTGCGAGCGGGCCGCCGTCGCCGCACCCGCCGACCTCGCGTCGCGTGCCGCCTTCGAGGACTCGGGTTACACGCTGTGCGTGCTGATGGGCGAGCGTGACCCGCGCGAGGCGGCCGCCGCCGCCCGGCGTTACCTGCGCACCGACCTGGTCACCTACCTGAGGGAGCGGAACGGGTCGACGCGGGCGGCCGGTGGTCGCGTCGAGCCGCTCCGACGACCCAGGATTCCCGGGCGGGCTGAGCGCACCCGGGCCCGGATTTCCCGCGCCGCGGATGGAGGGACGAGCGATGACGACTGCGAAGGACATCATGCACCGGGGTGCCCAGTGGATACCCCGGTACGAGACGCTGGACCGCGCCGCGCAGCTGATGCGGGATCATGA
- a CDS encoding CBS domain-containing protein, whose protein sequence is MTTAKDIMHRGAQWIPRYETLDRAAQLMRDHELGSLPVSDPDNGDRMCGIITDRDIVVKCIAYGHDPARMTCGDLCEGTPRWIDAGADISDALQEMESHQIKRLPVVENKRMVGMISETDIARHLADDQLAEFVQRVYAA, encoded by the coding sequence ATGACGACTGCGAAGGACATCATGCACCGGGGTGCCCAGTGGATACCCCGGTACGAGACGCTGGACCGCGCCGCGCAGCTGATGCGGGATCATGAGCTGGGCTCACTGCCGGTCAGTGACCCCGACAACGGCGACCGGATGTGCGGCATCATCACCGACCGCGACATCGTGGTGAAGTGCATCGCCTACGGTCACGACCCCGCGCGGATGACGTGCGGAGACCTGTGCGAGGGCACGCCGCGCTGGATCGACGCGGGTGCCGACATCTCGGACGCCCTGCAGGAGATGGAGAGCCACCAGATCAAGCGCCTCCCGGTGGTCGAGAACAAGCGCATGGTCGGCATGATCAGCGAGACCGACATCGCGCGGCACCTCGCCGACGACCAGCTCGCGGAGTTCGTCCAGCGCGTGTACGCGGCCTGA
- a CDS encoding S-(hydroxymethyl)mycothiol dehydrogenase, translated as MTQQVRGVVARSKGAPVSLETILVPDPGPGEALVKIEACGVCHTDLHYREGGISEDFPFLLGHEAAGVVEAVGAGVTDVAPGDFVILNWRAVCGACRACLRGRPWYCFNTHNAKQKMTLADGTELSPALGIGAFAEKTLVAAGQCTKVDPAASPAVAGLLGCGVMAGIGAAINTGNVGRGDTVAVIGCGGVGAAAVAGSSLAGAARIIAVDIDDRKLDTAKKLGATHTVNSRQADPVEAVRELTGGFGADVVIEAVGRPETYRQAFYARDLAGTVVLVGVPTPEMKLELPLLDVFGRGGALKSSWYGDCLPSRDFPMLIDLHLQGRLPLDAFVTETIALDEVEKAFERMHHGDVLRSVVVL; from the coding sequence ATGACTCAGCAGGTCCGTGGTGTCGTCGCGCGGAGCAAGGGCGCCCCTGTCAGCCTGGAAACGATCCTCGTGCCCGACCCCGGCCCGGGCGAGGCGCTGGTCAAGATCGAGGCCTGCGGGGTCTGCCACACCGATCTGCACTATCGCGAGGGCGGAATCAGCGAAGACTTCCCGTTCCTGCTGGGGCATGAGGCCGCCGGTGTGGTCGAGGCGGTCGGTGCGGGGGTCACCGACGTGGCTCCCGGTGACTTCGTGATCCTGAACTGGCGTGCGGTGTGCGGCGCTTGCCGGGCCTGTCTGCGCGGGCGGCCCTGGTACTGCTTCAACACCCACAACGCGAAGCAGAAGATGACGCTGGCCGACGGTACGGAGCTCTCGCCGGCCCTCGGTATCGGCGCGTTCGCCGAGAAGACGCTCGTCGCCGCAGGCCAGTGCACCAAGGTCGACCCGGCCGCCTCCCCGGCGGTCGCCGGCCTGCTCGGCTGCGGCGTGATGGCCGGCATCGGCGCGGCCATCAACACGGGGAACGTGGGCCGCGGGGACACCGTCGCCGTGATCGGGTGCGGCGGCGTCGGAGCCGCGGCGGTCGCCGGGTCGAGCCTGGCCGGTGCGGCGAGGATCATCGCGGTGGACATCGACGACCGCAAGCTGGACACCGCGAAGAAGCTGGGCGCGACCCACACGGTCAACTCCCGGCAGGCCGACCCGGTCGAGGCGGTCCGCGAGCTGACCGGTGGCTTCGGCGCCGACGTCGTCATCGAGGCGGTCGGCCGCCCGGAGACGTACCGGCAGGCCTTCTACGCCCGTGACCTCGCCGGCACCGTCGTCCTCGTCGGCGTCCCCACCCCCGAGATGAAGCTCGAACTGCCCCTGCTGGACGTCTTCGGCCGCGGCGGCGCCCTGAAGTCGAGCTGGTACGGCGACTGCCTGCCCTCCCGTGACTTCCCCATGCTGATCGACCTGCACCTCCAGGGCCGGCTGCCGCTCGACGCGTTCGTCACCGAGACCATCGCGCTGGACGAGGTGGAGAAGGCCTTCGAGCGGATGCACCACGGCGACGTACTGCGCTCGGTGGTGGTCCTGTGA
- a CDS encoding MBL fold metallo-hydrolase, which produces MGARIERLVTSGTFSLDGGTWDVDNNVWIVGDDSEAVVIDAAHDAEAIARALGRRTLRAIVCTHAHNDHIDAAPELADRTGAPVLLHADDLPLWKQTHPDRAPDGELTDGQRLTVAGVELAVLHTPGHAPGAVCLYAPRLSALFSGDTLFAGGPGATGRSYSDFPTIIRSISERLLALPDDTVVHTGHGDTTTLGAEAPHLQEWIRRGF; this is translated from the coding sequence ATGGGCGCCCGCATCGAACGTCTCGTCACGTCGGGGACGTTCTCGCTGGACGGCGGCACCTGGGACGTCGACAACAACGTATGGATCGTGGGCGACGACAGCGAGGCGGTCGTGATCGACGCCGCCCACGACGCCGAGGCCATCGCCCGGGCCCTCGGCCGGCGCACCCTGCGGGCCATCGTGTGCACCCACGCCCACAACGACCACATCGACGCCGCACCGGAACTCGCCGACCGCACCGGCGCCCCGGTCCTGCTGCACGCCGACGATCTGCCGCTGTGGAAACAGACCCATCCCGACCGGGCGCCCGACGGCGAGCTGACCGACGGGCAGCGCCTCACCGTCGCCGGGGTGGAACTGGCCGTACTGCACACCCCCGGACATGCCCCGGGAGCCGTCTGTCTGTACGCTCCGCGGCTCTCGGCGCTCTTCAGCGGCGACACGCTGTTCGCCGGCGGGCCGGGGGCCACGGGGCGGTCGTACAGCGACTTCCCGACCATCATCCGGTCGATCAGCGAACGCCTCCTCGCCCTGCCGGACGACACCGTCGTGCACACCGGCCATGGCGACACCACCACCCTCGGCGCCGAGGCGCCACACCTTCAGGAGTGGATCCGGCGCGGCTTCTGA
- a CDS encoding bifunctional 3-phenylpropionate/cinnamic acid dioxygenase ferredoxin subunit, translating to MMIPACRLADLPRGEAHRLDIDPPVSVFHTDDGELFAIDDTCTHQDASLADGWLEGCEVECPLHASKFDLRTGAVDAPPAKLPVRTHEVVVEDGMVYVRLSMDAPNLPPCVAARLAGGPA from the coding sequence ATGATGATTCCCGCGTGCCGACTCGCGGATCTACCGCGAGGCGAGGCCCACCGGCTCGACATCGACCCGCCCGTGTCGGTGTTCCACACCGACGACGGCGAGCTCTTCGCCATCGACGACACCTGCACCCACCAGGACGCGTCGCTCGCCGACGGCTGGCTGGAGGGCTGCGAGGTGGAATGTCCTCTGCACGCCTCCAAATTCGACCTGAGGACCGGAGCCGTGGACGCACCGCCGGCCAAGCTCCCGGTCCGCACCCACGAGGTCGTCGTCGAGGACGGCATGGTCTACGTGCGGCTGTCCATGGACGCGCCCAACCTGCCGCCGTGCGTCGCCGCCCGCCTGGCCGGAGGCCCCGCGTGA
- a CDS encoding NAD(P)/FAD-dependent oxidoreductase, with the protein MRTVAVVGASLAGLSAARSLRKRGYDGRLVVVGDELHRPYDRPPLSKEFLAGAIGEAELALERDGEELRAEWVLGARATGLDRSQRAIRLAGGREIRADGVVIATGAAARTLPGTEGLAGVHVLRTLDDARALRDELARGGRVVVIGGGFIGAEVASTAYALGLDVTVVEAAPTPLAGPLGEAMGAVVSALHADHGVRLLCGVGVKGLSGERRVDAVLLEDGRSIPADTVVVGVGARPCVEWLEGSGVALDNGVKCGADGRTSVAGVVAVGDCASWYDPHTGVHRRVEHWTGALERPDAAVATLLAYGARDPGVPRPPYFWSDQYGVKIQFAGHAAGADSVTVEEGSTDDRSFLAVYRRAGRPVAVLGMNQPRLFTRRRKQLASATS; encoded by the coding sequence GTGAGGACCGTCGCCGTGGTGGGCGCCTCGCTGGCCGGTCTGTCGGCCGCGCGCTCGCTGCGGAAGCGGGGGTACGACGGCCGGCTGGTCGTCGTCGGCGACGAGCTCCACCGGCCCTACGACAGGCCGCCGTTGTCCAAGGAGTTCCTGGCCGGTGCCATCGGCGAAGCGGAACTGGCGCTGGAGCGGGACGGCGAGGAACTGCGGGCGGAGTGGGTGCTGGGCGCCCGCGCCACCGGACTCGACCGCTCCCAGCGGGCGATCCGGCTCGCCGGCGGCCGGGAGATACGCGCCGACGGCGTGGTCATCGCGACCGGCGCCGCCGCCCGCACCCTGCCCGGCACCGAAGGCCTCGCCGGCGTCCATGTGCTGCGCACACTCGACGACGCCCGCGCCCTCAGGGACGAGCTGGCCCGGGGCGGACGGGTGGTGGTGATCGGCGGCGGCTTCATCGGCGCCGAGGTAGCCTCCACGGCGTACGCCCTCGGCCTCGACGTGACCGTGGTCGAGGCGGCACCGACACCGCTGGCCGGACCGCTCGGCGAGGCCATGGGCGCGGTCGTCTCCGCGCTCCACGCCGATCATGGTGTGCGGCTGCTGTGCGGCGTGGGGGTCAAGGGGCTGAGCGGGGAGCGCCGGGTCGACGCCGTGCTCCTGGAGGACGGCCGGAGCATCCCCGCGGACACCGTGGTCGTCGGTGTGGGTGCGCGCCCCTGTGTCGAGTGGCTGGAGGGGTCCGGCGTCGCGCTCGACAACGGTGTGAAGTGCGGCGCCGACGGCCGCACGAGTGTCGCCGGTGTGGTCGCCGTGGGCGACTGCGCCAGCTGGTACGACCCGCACACCGGGGTCCACCGCAGGGTCGAGCACTGGACGGGCGCGCTGGAACGGCCGGACGCCGCCGTCGCCACGCTGCTCGCGTACGGTGCGAGGGACCCGGGCGTGCCCCGGCCGCCGTACTTCTGGTCCGATCAGTACGGCGTGAAGATCCAGTTCGCCGGACATGCCGCGGGGGCGGACAGCGTGACGGTCGAGGAGGGCTCGACCGACGACCGCAGCTTTCTGGCCGTCTACCGCAGGGCCGGCCGGCCGGTCGCCGTGCTCGGCATGAACCAGCCTCGGCTGTTCACCCGCCGGCGCAAGCAGTTGGCCTCCGCCACGTCTTGA